A single region of the Bacillus cereus genome encodes:
- the secA gene encoding preprotein translocase subunit SecA, with product MIGILKKVFDVNQRQIKRMQKTVEQIDALESSIKPLTDEQLKGKTLEFKERLTKGETVDDLLPEAFAVVREAATRVLGMRPYGVQLMGGIALHEGNISEMKTGEGKTLTSTLPVYLNALTGKGVHVVTVNEYLAQRDASEMGQLHEFLGLTVGINLNSMSREEKQAAYAADITYSTNNELGFDYLRDNMVLYREQCVQRPLHFAIIDEVDSILVDEARTPLIISGQAQKSAELYMFANAFVRTLENEKEYSFDVKTKNVMLTEDGITKAEKAFHIDNLFDLKHVALLHHINQALRAHVVMHLDTDYVVQEGEIVIVDQFTGRLMKGRRYSEGLHQAIEAKEGVEIQNESMTLATITFQNYFRMYEKLSGMTGTAKTEEEEFRSIYNMNVIVIPTNKDIIRDDRADLIFKSMEGKFNAVVEDIVNRHKQGQPILVGTVAIETSELISKMLTRKGVRHNILNAKNHAREADIIAEAGMKGAVTIATNMAGRGTDIKLGDDIKNVGLAVIGTERHESRRIDNQLRGRAGRQGDPGVTQFYLSMEDELMRRFGSDNMKAMMDRLGMDDSQPIESKMVSRAVESAQKRVEGNNYDARKQLLQYDDVLRQQREVIYKQRQEVMDSENLRSIIEGMMKSTVERAVALHTQEEIEEDWNIKGLVDYLNTNLLQEGDVKEEELRRLAPEEMSEPIIAKLIERYNDKEKLLPEEQMREFEKVVVFRVVDTKWTEHIDAMDHLREGIHLRAYGQIDPLREYQMEGFAMFESMIASIEEEISRYIMKAEIEQNLERQEVAQGEAVHPSSDGEEAKKKPVVKGDQMGRNDLCKCGSGKKYKNCCGIGQ from the coding sequence ATGATCGGTATTTTAAAAAAGGTGTTCGATGTTAACCAACGCCAAATTAAACGTATGCAGAAGACAGTTGAGCAAATTGATGCATTAGAATCATCTATTAAGCCACTAACTGATGAGCAATTAAAAGGAAAGACGCTTGAATTTAAAGAACGTTTAACAAAAGGTGAGACAGTAGACGATCTACTTCCTGAAGCTTTTGCAGTTGTTCGTGAAGCAGCAACTCGTGTTCTTGGAATGCGTCCATATGGTGTGCAGTTAATGGGTGGTATTGCCTTACATGAAGGGAATATCTCTGAGATGAAAACTGGTGAAGGTAAAACGTTAACGTCTACTTTACCTGTATATTTAAATGCTTTAACAGGAAAAGGCGTTCACGTTGTTACAGTCAATGAATACTTAGCGCAACGTGATGCGAGCGAAATGGGACAACTTCATGAGTTCCTTGGCTTAACGGTAGGAATTAACTTAAACAGTATGTCGCGCGAAGAGAAACAAGCTGCTTATGCTGCTGATATTACGTATAGCACAAATAACGAGCTTGGATTCGATTACTTACGTGACAACATGGTGTTATATAGAGAGCAGTGCGTTCAGCGTCCACTTCATTTTGCTATTATCGATGAAGTCGATTCTATTCTAGTCGATGAAGCACGTACGCCGCTTATTATTTCTGGACAAGCTCAAAAATCAGCAGAGCTATATATGTTTGCAAATGCATTCGTTCGTACATTAGAAAATGAAAAAGAATATTCATTTGATGTGAAAACGAAAAATGTAATGTTAACAGAAGATGGTATTACGAAAGCTGAGAAAGCTTTCCATATCGATAACTTATTCGATTTAAAACATGTAGCACTTCTTCACCATATTAATCAGGCGCTTCGTGCACACGTTGTTATGCACCTTGATACAGATTATGTTGTACAAGAAGGCGAAATCGTAATTGTAGACCAATTCACTGGTCGTCTTATGAAAGGTCGTCGCTATAGCGAAGGTTTGCACCAAGCTATTGAAGCAAAAGAAGGCGTAGAAATTCAAAATGAAAGTATGACACTCGCGACAATTACGTTCCAGAACTATTTCCGTATGTATGAAAAGTTATCTGGTATGACTGGTACAGCGAAAACGGAAGAAGAAGAATTCCGTAGTATTTACAATATGAATGTTATCGTAATTCCAACGAACAAAGATATTATTCGTGATGACCGTGCTGATTTAATCTTCAAATCAATGGAAGGCAAATTCAATGCAGTTGTTGAGGATATTGTAAATCGTCATAAACAAGGGCAACCTATTCTTGTTGGTACAGTTGCAATTGAAACGTCAGAGCTTATTTCAAAAATGTTAACACGTAAAGGTGTACGCCATAACATTTTAAACGCGAAAAACCATGCGCGTGAAGCAGATATCATTGCAGAAGCTGGTATGAAAGGTGCTGTAACGATTGCGACGAATATGGCTGGTCGTGGTACGGATATTAAGCTTGGAGACGATATTAAAAACGTTGGTCTAGCAGTTATCGGTACAGAGCGTCATGAAAGCCGTCGTATTGATAATCAGTTACGTGGTCGTGCTGGTCGTCAAGGGGACCCTGGTGTAACGCAGTTCTACTTGTCTATGGAAGATGAACTAATGCGCCGCTTCGGTTCTGATAATATGAAAGCGATGATGGATCGTCTTGGTATGGATGATTCACAGCCGATCGAAAGTAAAATGGTTTCTCGTGCGGTAGAATCTGCACAAAAACGTGTAGAAGGAAATAACTATGATGCACGTAAACAGTTACTGCAGTACGATGATGTACTTCGTCAGCAACGTGAAGTTATTTACAAACAGCGTCAAGAAGTAATGGATTCTGAGAACTTACGCAGTATTATTGAAGGTATGATGAAATCTACGGTAGAACGTGCTGTTGCGCTTCATACACAAGAGGAAATTGAAGAAGATTGGAACATTAAAGGTCTTGTTGACTATTTAAATACAAACCTTCTGCAAGAAGGAGATGTAAAAGAAGAAGAATTACGTCGCCTTGCTCCAGAGGAAATGAGCGAGCCAATTATCGCGAAGCTAATAGAGCGTTACAACGACAAAGAAAAGCTTCTGCCAGAAGAGCAAATGCGTGAGTTCGAAAAAGTTGTTGTATTCCGTGTTGTAGATACGAAATGGACAGAGCATATTGATGCGATGGATCATCTTCGTGAAGGTATTCATTTACGTGCTTACGGTCAAATTGATCCACTTCGTGAGTATCAAATGGAAGGATTCGCAATGTTCGAGTCAATGATTGCTTCTATCGAAGAGGAAATTTCTCGTTACATTATGAAAGCTGAAATTGAACAAAACTTAGAGCGTCAAGAAGTTGCTCAAGGTGAAGCTGTTCATCCATCTAGCGATGGCGAAGAAGCGAAGAAAAAACCGGTTGTAAAAGGTGACCAAATGGGACGCAATGATTTATGTAAATGCGGTAGTGGCAAAAAATATA
- a CDS encoding helix-turn-helix transcriptional regulator, protein MKKVERLNQMLRFINQKQTFTLKDLMDEFQISKRTALRDIASLEEMGAPLFAEYGRYGGYRLIKTMTLPPISFTNHEVFALYFAMQALSSFVSIPFQVSFRSINKKFLDSVSSKQREQIENLQKRVSFFHSEQAHECGHLEEILLAAVQNRALTINYVTPKQTTMRRIQPISIYAIKGYWYCQAYDLDKSAYRVFRCDRIRSSEMVDAQDSLDLENINIHNAHSLWKATEQAIQFKCSITARGIEIFKQQQYPSMKLWEEHEGTYLIGTYEPAEINFIISYLASFGKTIKIIEPSSLKENLKEYYLDLIQNL, encoded by the coding sequence ATGAAAAAAGTTGAACGTTTAAATCAGATGCTACGCTTTATTAATCAAAAACAAACATTCACATTGAAAGATTTAATGGATGAATTTCAAATTTCAAAAAGGACAGCTTTACGTGATATTGCATCTTTGGAGGAAATGGGTGCGCCTCTTTTTGCGGAGTATGGTCGGTATGGAGGGTATCGTTTAATAAAAACGATGACATTACCACCGATTTCATTTACAAATCATGAAGTTTTTGCGCTTTATTTTGCAATGCAAGCACTAAGTAGTTTTGTAAGTATTCCCTTTCAAGTCTCGTTTCGTTCCATCAATAAGAAGTTTTTAGATAGTGTTTCATCAAAACAGCGTGAGCAAATTGAAAACTTGCAAAAAAGAGTTTCCTTTTTTCATTCGGAACAAGCACATGAATGTGGTCATCTAGAGGAGATTTTGTTAGCTGCTGTTCAAAATAGGGCTTTAACTATAAACTATGTAACGCCGAAACAAACGACAATGCGCCGTATTCAGCCGATTTCGATTTATGCAATAAAAGGTTATTGGTATTGTCAGGCTTACGATTTAGATAAATCGGCTTATCGAGTGTTTCGCTGTGATCGTATTAGGTCGTCAGAAATGGTAGATGCTCAGGATAGTCTGGATTTGGAAAATATAAATATACATAACGCACATAGTCTTTGGAAAGCAACCGAACAAGCTATTCAATTTAAATGCTCAATTACTGCGAGGGGGATAGAGATATTTAAGCAACAACAATATCCTTCGATGAAATTATGGGAGGAACATGAAGGGACATATTTAATAGGAACTTATGAGCCTGCTGAAATCAACTTTATCATCTCGTATCTAGCTAGTTTTGGTAAAACTATAAAAATAATTGAGCCATCTTCTTTAAAAGAGAACTTAAAAGAATACTACTTAGATTTAATACAAAATTTGTAG
- a CDS encoding VOC family protein, translating into MNFEVITFLSLNGQGAKAIAFYEQYLGAKVLFKKNYKEMKEIDPNFIYKESQEHYITHSVLQIGTNKIMIAEQAVDSTRPWQLSNSSSLCIQSKDFQTIETLYHNLIQHDEVYILTPFEKNSFSPGYAIVRDPFGIVIQLTVTKHDF; encoded by the coding sequence ATGAACTTTGAAGTAATCACTTTTTTATCATTAAATGGGCAAGGTGCTAAAGCAATCGCATTTTACGAACAGTATTTAGGTGCAAAAGTTTTATTTAAAAAGAATTATAAAGAAATGAAAGAAATAGATCCGAATTTCATATATAAAGAAAGCCAAGAACATTATATTACTCATTCCGTTTTACAAATTGGTACTAATAAAATTATGATTGCAGAACAGGCAGTGGATTCCACACGCCCTTGGCAATTAAGTAATAGCTCATCATTATGCATTCAATCTAAAGATTTCCAAACCATTGAAACACTCTATCACAATCTAATTCAACATGATGAGGTTTATATTTTAACACCTTTTGAAAAAAACTCCTTCAGCCCGGGTTATGCCATTGTGCGAGATCCTTTTGGAATAGTAATACAATTAACCGTGACAAAACATGACTTCTAA
- the hpf gene encoding ribosome hibernation-promoting factor, HPF/YfiA family has protein sequence MKFNIRGENIEVTPALKEYVEKKLSKLERYFDTFPEIKVNLKVYSDKQRIEVTIPFTDLLLRAEETNSDMYAAIDLVVDKLERQIRKHKTKVNRKLREKGSVKTNFILPEAVAVLDAVEEDELELVRTKRFDLKPMDVEEAILQMDMLGHNFFVFTNADTNETNVVYGRKDGKYGLIETK, from the coding sequence ATGAAATTCAACATTCGTGGTGAAAATATTGAAGTAACTCCAGCATTAAAGGAATATGTAGAGAAAAAACTAAGTAAATTAGAGCGTTATTTTGATACATTCCCAGAGATTAAAGTTAATTTAAAAGTATACTCTGACAAGCAACGTATCGAGGTAACAATTCCATTTACAGATTTATTACTTCGTGCAGAAGAAACAAATAGCGATATGTACGCTGCGATTGATTTAGTAGTTGATAAACTTGAGCGACAAATTCGTAAACATAAAACAAAAGTAAACCGTAAATTACGTGAAAAAGGTTCTGTGAAAACTAACTTTATCCTTCCAGAAGCAGTAGCTGTTCTGGATGCGGTAGAAGAGGATGAATTAGAACTTGTACGTACAAAACGATTCGATTTAAAACCGATGGACGTTGAAGAAGCGATCTTACAAATGGATATGCTAGGACATAATTTCTTCGTCTTCACAAATGCTGATACAAATGAAACTAATGTTGTATATGGTCGTAAAGATGGGAAATATGGTTTAATCGAAACAAAATAA
- the cspC gene encoding cold shock protein CspC, translated as MQGRVKWFNAEKGFGFIEREDGDDVFVHFSAIQQDGYKSLEEGQQVEFDIVDGARGPQAANVVKL; from the coding sequence ATGCAAGGACGAGTAAAATGGTTCAATGCAGAAAAGGGATTTGGGTTTATTGAGCGTGAAGATGGTGACGATGTGTTTGTTCATTTTTCTGCTATTCAACAAGATGGGTATAAGTCGTTAGAAGAAGGTCAACAAGTGGAGTTTGATATTGTTGATGGAGCACGTGGACCACAAGCAGCTAATGTTGTGAAACTGTAA
- a CDS encoding ComF family protein produces the protein MHCLLCDEYISCAISWCTFFVKLQKKYICDRCEQNLSYIIGEICKECGRPLELVQAEYKNVDICMDCIRWTNEQRFPSLINRSLHVYDERMKEILAQFKFRGDAELVHIFHQSFRSLFQKYFANVSVVIPVPLSEEREYERGFNQAELLASCLPVKISGTSLRRIETEKQSKKKRKERISGVNPFYFQGEEMFHEQHVLIVDDVYTTGITVRQIGSLLYDRGAKEVSCLTLCRG, from the coding sequence ATGCATTGTCTACTTTGTGATGAATATATTTCGTGCGCAATTAGTTGGTGCACTTTTTTTGTTAAGCTTCAAAAAAAGTATATATGTGATAGATGTGAACAAAATCTTTCCTATATTATAGGAGAGATTTGCAAGGAGTGTGGTCGACCTTTAGAACTTGTACAAGCTGAATATAAAAACGTGGATATTTGCATGGACTGCATAAGGTGGACGAACGAGCAGAGGTTTCCGTCTCTCATAAATCGTTCGTTGCATGTGTATGATGAAAGGATGAAAGAAATATTAGCACAGTTTAAATTTCGAGGAGATGCTGAATTAGTGCATATTTTCCATCAGTCTTTTCGAAGTCTTTTTCAAAAATATTTTGCGAATGTTTCAGTTGTCATTCCGGTTCCCCTTAGTGAAGAGCGAGAATACGAACGTGGTTTTAATCAAGCTGAGTTATTAGCCTCTTGTTTGCCTGTCAAAATATCTGGTACATCATTAAGAAGAATAGAAACTGAAAAACAAAGTAAGAAGAAGCGTAAAGAAAGGATATCGGGAGTTAATCCTTTTTATTTTCAGGGAGAAGAGATGTTTCATGAGCAACATGTTTTAATTGTGGATGATGTGTATACGACAGGAATTACTGTTAGGCAAATTGGAAGCCTTTTGTATGATCGAGGAGCGAAAGAAGTTTCTTGTTTGACGCTTTGTAGAGGGTAA
- the comFA gene encoding ATP-dependent helicase ComFA gives MLAGRQLLLEELSSDLQNKLDHLKRNREVVCVQGVIKKFSKYTCQRCGNIEQRLFASFVCKRCSKVCAYCRKCITMGRVSECTVLVRGIAEISGENYLNPLQWEGVLSDGQELAAQSVVDAVKQKESFFIWAVCGAGKTEMLFRGIAEALQKGERVCIATPRTDVVLELAPRLQEVFPNINVAALYGGSVDREKGAALIVATTHQLLRYYRAFHVMIVDEIDAFPYHADKMLHYAVNKAMKEEAARIYLTATPDEKWKRKLRNGKQKGVIISGRYHRHPLPVPLFRWCGNWKKGLMRKKIPRALLQWLNMYLSKQYPIFLFVPHVRYVEEISQLLKSLNNQIDGVHAEDLARKEKVAAFRKGEIPLLITTTILERGVTVKNLQVAVLGAEEEIFSESALVQIAGRAGRSSDEPHGDVIYFHYGKTEAMVRAKKHIQSMNKNAKEQGLID, from the coding sequence ATGTTAGCTGGTAGACAGTTATTGTTAGAAGAACTTTCTTCAGATTTGCAGAATAAATTGGATCATTTGAAAAGGAACCGAGAAGTCGTTTGTGTGCAAGGTGTAATTAAGAAATTTTCAAAATATACGTGCCAGCGTTGCGGAAATATAGAGCAACGACTATTTGCATCATTTGTATGTAAAAGGTGCAGTAAAGTATGTGCGTATTGTCGTAAGTGCATAACGATGGGCAGGGTAAGTGAATGTACTGTACTTGTTCGCGGTATTGCTGAAATAAGCGGAGAAAATTATTTGAATCCGTTACAGTGGGAAGGCGTTTTGTCTGATGGTCAGGAGTTAGCTGCGCAAAGTGTCGTTGACGCTGTTAAGCAGAAAGAATCATTTTTTATTTGGGCGGTGTGCGGGGCTGGAAAAACAGAAATGTTGTTTCGCGGAATTGCAGAGGCACTACAAAAGGGAGAGAGAGTTTGTATTGCAACACCGAGAACGGACGTTGTACTTGAATTAGCACCAAGATTACAAGAAGTGTTTCCAAATATAAATGTAGCAGCTTTATACGGAGGGAGTGTGGACCGAGAAAAGGGTGCGGCGTTAATCGTTGCAACTACACATCAATTGTTACGTTATTATAGAGCATTCCATGTCATGATTGTAGATGAGATAGATGCCTTTCCGTATCATGCGGATAAGATGTTGCATTATGCAGTAAACAAAGCGATGAAAGAGGAGGCAGCACGTATTTATTTAACTGCAACTCCAGATGAAAAGTGGAAGCGTAAATTGCGGAATGGTAAGCAAAAAGGGGTTATTATTTCAGGACGTTATCATCGTCATCCATTGCCAGTTCCACTATTTCGGTGGTGCGGAAATTGGAAAAAGGGTCTTATGCGTAAAAAAATTCCTCGTGCTTTATTACAATGGTTAAATATGTACTTATCTAAACAATATCCCATTTTTCTATTTGTTCCTCATGTACGATATGTAGAGGAAATTAGCCAGTTATTAAAATCATTAAACAACCAAATTGATGGTGTGCATGCAGAAGATCTGGCGAGAAAAGAGAAGGTAGCAGCTTTCAGAAAGGGAGAAATCCCTTTATTAATTACAACGACGATTTTGGAACGAGGAGTAACTGTGAAAAATTTACAAGTGGCAGTTTTAGGGGCTGAGGAAGAAATATTTTCAGAAAGTGCTCTCGTTCAAATTGCAGGGCGTGCTGGTAGAAGTTCTGATGAACCGCATGGAGATGTCATCTATTTTCATTATGGAAAGACAGAGGCGATGGTGCGCGCGAAAAAACATATTCAAAGTATGAATAAAAATGCTAAAGAACAAGGGTTGATAGATTAA
- a CDS encoding NlpC/P60 family protein yields MTKESGVKNKMKKLKMASCALVAGLMFSGLTPNVFAEDKISDVKSQINTQNDTLHKQQQERDELQKQMNDLNKTIQGLDKSVQENATKLDETTKKVSDTEQLIEKKNRDIAELQTKIAKREELLRKRLVALQEQPNTNVVTEVLVNSKNIADLVDRFNSMSKILESDEDIMKTQQEDQTNVKKDVETVKEKQKELKEAQAQIETAKKELDAEKEKKETAVNDLSGKMDTVVTTMTSTESQLKDLEKQALQLQRIAEEEAQAKAAQEAAAQKQAEQAAKEAQAQPAQAPAEQAAPANNGGQAQKEEPKKEEPKKETPKPENKKPEPAPGPTPTPVPGVIGKAQQYLGMPYVWASASPSNGGFDCSGFISYIFGVGRQDVAGYWNSVSKVSSPQPGDLVFFQGTYKAGPSHIGIYVGNGQMIHASDKGIAYGDINSSYNQKHFLGYGRF; encoded by the coding sequence ATGACAAAAGAAAGCGGTGTAAAAAATAAAATGAAAAAGCTAAAAATGGCATCTTGCGCATTAGTTGCAGGGTTAATGTTTTCAGGGCTAACACCAAATGTATTTGCGGAAGATAAAATTTCTGACGTGAAATCACAAATTAACACACAAAATGATACTTTACATAAACAACAACAAGAACGTGATGAACTACAAAAACAAATGAATGATTTAAACAAAACAATTCAAGGTTTAGATAAGTCTGTTCAAGAGAACGCTACAAAACTTGATGAAACAACGAAAAAAGTTTCTGACACTGAGCAATTAATTGAAAAGAAAAATAGAGATATTGCAGAATTACAAACAAAGATTGCAAAACGTGAAGAGTTATTAAGAAAACGTTTAGTTGCACTACAAGAACAACCGAATACGAACGTTGTAACAGAAGTTCTTGTAAACTCTAAAAACATTGCAGATTTAGTGGATCGTTTCAATTCTATGTCTAAAATTCTTGAGTCTGACGAAGATATCATGAAAACTCAACAAGAAGATCAAACGAACGTGAAAAAAGATGTTGAGACAGTAAAAGAAAAACAAAAAGAATTAAAAGAAGCACAAGCTCAAATTGAAACTGCTAAGAAAGAACTTGACGCTGAAAAAGAGAAAAAAGAAACAGCGGTAAACGATTTAAGCGGTAAAATGGATACAGTTGTAACTACGATGACAAGCACGGAAAGTCAATTGAAAGATCTTGAGAAACAAGCACTGCAATTACAACGTATTGCGGAAGAAGAAGCGCAAGCAAAAGCGGCACAAGAAGCTGCTGCTCAAAAACAAGCAGAACAAGCTGCTAAAGAGGCACAAGCTCAGCCAGCACAAGCACCTGCAGAGCAAGCTGCACCGGCAAACAATGGTGGACAAGCTCAAAAAGAAGAACCTAAAAAAGAAGAGCCTAAAAAAGAGACACCTAAACCAGAAAACAAAAAACCAGAGCCAGCACCAGGTCCAACTCCAACTCCGGTTCCTGGCGTAATTGGTAAAGCACAACAATACTTAGGTATGCCTTATGTTTGGGCAAGTGCATCTCCATCAAACGGTGGTTTTGACTGTAGTGGATTCATTTCTTACATCTTTGGTGTAGGACGTCAAGACGTTGCAGGTTACTGGAACTCAGTTTCTAAAGTAAGTAGCCCACAACCTGGAGATTTAGTATTCTTCCAAGGTACTTATAAAGCAGGTCCATCTCACATCGGTATTTATGTTGGGAATGGACAAATGATTCATGCGAGTGATAAAGGGATCGCGTACGGTGATATTAACAGTTCGTACAACCAAAAACATTTCTTAGGATACGGTAGATTCTAG
- a CDS encoding winged helix-turn-helix transcriptional regulator: MEHNSCLCPKFESAFTMLSKKWTGLIIKSLLEEPKRFREIADIIPNMSDRMLSERLKELEGEGIVVRNVYPEVPVRIEYGLTDKGKALESVMDEVQNWAEKWMK; encoded by the coding sequence ATGGAGCATAATTCTTGTTTATGTCCAAAGTTTGAGTCAGCTTTTACAATGCTTAGTAAGAAATGGACTGGCTTAATTATTAAATCTTTGCTTGAAGAGCCAAAACGTTTCAGAGAAATCGCAGATATTATACCGAATATGAGCGATCGTATGTTGTCAGAACGTTTAAAGGAATTAGAAGGTGAAGGTATTGTAGTTCGTAATGTTTACCCAGAAGTACCAGTTAGAATCGAGTACGGTTTAACTGATAAAGGGAAAGCGTTGGAAAGTGTTATGGATGAGGTCCAAAATTGGGCTGAGAAATGGATGAAGTAA
- a CDS encoding DegV family protein gives MKTAIVTDSTAYIPKHIRDELNIYMIPLNVVFGTESCQEEAEISANDFYVKVREQEELPKTSQPAIGKFLELYEELSKEYDAVISIHLSSGISGTYQTATTAGQMVDGIDVYTYDSEISCEVQGFYVREGAKLAGEGKAPEEIIARFDEMKKTMDAYFVVDDLHHLQRGGRLNSAQAFIGSLLQVKPVLYFRDKIIIPFEKIRTRKKALKRIVEIFDEQASKGVPMEAVIIHANREEEANEWKQELEEIYPHVTIRTSYFGAVIGTHLGEGALGLGWYTK, from the coding sequence ATGAAAACAGCTATTGTTACTGATAGTACAGCATATATACCGAAGCATATTCGTGATGAACTCAATATATATATGATTCCATTAAACGTTGTGTTTGGAACGGAATCTTGTCAAGAAGAGGCTGAAATTTCAGCAAATGATTTTTACGTAAAAGTACGTGAACAAGAAGAACTTCCGAAAACTTCGCAACCAGCAATTGGAAAATTTTTAGAGTTATATGAAGAGTTATCTAAAGAATATGATGCAGTTATTAGCATTCACCTTTCCAGTGGAATTAGTGGTACATACCAAACGGCAACGACAGCTGGACAGATGGTAGATGGTATCGATGTATATACGTACGACTCTGAAATTAGTTGTGAAGTACAAGGATTTTACGTGCGTGAAGGTGCGAAATTAGCAGGTGAAGGGAAAGCTCCAGAAGAGATTATCGCTCGCTTTGATGAAATGAAAAAAACGATGGATGCTTATTTTGTAGTAGATGATTTACATCATTTACAACGCGGTGGAAGATTAAATAGCGCGCAAGCTTTCATCGGCAGTTTGTTACAAGTAAAACCAGTATTATACTTTAGAGATAAAATAATTATTCCATTCGAAAAAATTCGTACGCGTAAAAAAGCGTTAAAGCGTATCGTTGAAATCTTTGACGAGCAGGCAAGTAAAGGTGTGCCTATGGAGGCTGTTATTATTCATGCGAATCGTGAAGAGGAAGCTAATGAATGGAAACAAGAATTAGAAGAGATATACCCTCATGTTACAATTCGTACGAGTTATTTCGGAGCTGTAATTGGGACGCATTTAGGTGAAGGTGCGCTTGGTTTAGGCTGGTATACGAAGTGA